One part of the Vitis riparia cultivar Riparia Gloire de Montpellier isolate 1030 chromosome 8, EGFV_Vit.rip_1.0, whole genome shotgun sequence genome encodes these proteins:
- the LOC117921194 gene encoding non-specific lipid-transfer protein 1-like yields the protein MGSSGAVKLACVMVICMVVAAPAAVEAAITCGQVASALTPCVGYLQKGGAVPAGCCSGIKSLNSAAQTTADRQAACKCLKSFSSSISGINFGLASGLPGKCGVSVPYKISPSTDCSKVT from the exons ATGGGTAGCTCCGGAGCTGTGAAGCTAGCTTGTGTGATGGTGATATGCATGGTGGTGGCGGCACCGGCGGCGGTGGAAGCAGCCATAACATGTGGTCAGGTGGCATCTGCCTTGACCCCGTGCGTTGGCTACTTGCAGAAAGGTGGTGCAGTGCCAGCTGGGTGCTGCAGCGGGATTAAGAGCCTCAACAGCGCGGCTCAGACCACAGCTGATCGCCAGGCCGCTTGTAAGTGCTTGAAAAGCTTTTCTAGTTCCATCTCTGGCATCAATTTCGGTCTTGCAAGTGGGCTTCCGGGCAAGTGTGGTGTCAGCGTTCCTTACAAGATCAGCCCCTCCACTGACTGCTCCAA GGTGACTTGA